Proteins encoded within one genomic window of Brenneria nigrifluens DSM 30175 = ATCC 13028:
- a CDS encoding FecCD family ABC transporter permease, whose translation MTAARRSDTPAGVSGAVWRRGGVSLLVSPRTLAVCAGLLLLLLLLAAFAMTAGRIDISVAQILHAILGDGDGGPGDRIIRNIRLPRTLTAIFVGAALGVSGAIFQSVSRNALGSPDIIGCTTGAASGALLQIVLFDPAPTAVAFAAIAGGIAASLLVYLLAVKGGTLRGYRLILTGIGVGAVLSALNGFLLVKGDLDNAVMANLWLAGSVQSRTWMHLIPVMIGVAVLLPVVLLCARKLTMMEMGDDMACLLGIRVERVRLLMILCAVVLAALATGATGPIAFVALAAPQLVARLTRSRKLPVISAALMGSCLLLLADLITLLLPLTVAVPVGRMTGIIGGVYLLWLLNRMRRF comes from the coding sequence ATGACTGCCGCCCGCCGTAGCGACACCCCGGCCGGCGTCAGCGGCGCCGTCTGGCGCCGGGGCGGTGTATCGCTGCTGGTCTCTCCCCGGACGCTGGCGGTGTGCGCCGGGCTATTGTTGCTGTTGCTGCTGCTGGCCGCGTTCGCCATGACGGCGGGACGGATCGATATCAGCGTCGCCCAGATTCTGCATGCCATCTTGGGCGACGGCGACGGCGGCCCCGGCGATCGCATCATCCGCAATATTCGCCTGCCGCGCACCCTGACCGCGATTTTCGTCGGCGCGGCGCTGGGCGTTTCCGGGGCGATTTTCCAGTCCGTTTCCCGCAATGCGCTCGGTTCCCCCGATATTATCGGCTGCACCACCGGCGCCGCCAGCGGCGCGCTGCTGCAGATCGTCCTGTTCGACCCTGCGCCGACGGCCGTCGCCTTCGCCGCGATAGCGGGCGGCATCGCCGCCTCGCTGCTGGTCTATCTGCTGGCGGTGAAAGGGGGAACGCTCCGGGGGTATCGCCTGATCCTTACCGGTATCGGCGTCGGCGCGGTGCTCAGCGCGCTGAACGGTTTCCTGCTGGTGAAGGGCGATCTGGATAACGCGGTGATGGCCAACCTATGGCTCGCCGGCTCGGTGCAATCCCGCACCTGGATGCACCTGATCCCGGTGATGATCGGCGTGGCCGTGCTGCTGCCGGTCGTCCTGCTGTGCGCCAGAAAGCTCACCATGATGGAAATGGGCGACGATATGGCCTGCCTGCTGGGCATCCGCGTGGAGCGCGTCCGGCTGCTGATGATTCTGTGCGCGGTGGTGCTGGCGGCGCTGGCCACCGGGGCCACCGGACCCATCGCTTTTGTCGCCCTGGCCGCTCCGCAGCTGGTGGCGCGTTTAACCCGCTCGCGCAAGCTGCCGGTAATCAGCGCCGCGCTGATGGGGTCCTGCCTGCTGCTGCTGGCCGACCTGATCACGCTGCTGCTGCCCCTGACGGTCGCGGTGCCCGTCGGCCGTATGACCGGTATTATCGGGGGCGTTTATCTACTCTGGCTGCTGAACCGCATGCGCCGGTTCTGA
- a CDS encoding FecCD family ABC transporter permease — MPPVVQVVPRPGSGKLSFRRRGLLIGALLLAALALWSLFIGSRPIPAQVTWQALVAFDAGSSEHLLVRYLRIPRTLLAIVVGAALGVSGAIMQALTRNPLADPGILGVNAGAMVAIVAAIAFLGVSDVAGYMWFGLLGAGLVGCGVYFLSGGWREINPVRVVLAGAALTVVLLALAQLITVNSDEEVFNQFRHWVVGSLQGRGYAVLGPVSLVAAAGLLVSLTLAKSLDMVALGNDLGQSLGVNALWVWLLSALTIISLAGAATAAAGPIGFIGLTAPHFARFVAGSDHRWVLPWSMLISAILMVTADILGRLLGYPGEIGVGIMAALIGGPVFVVLVRRWKIIQL, encoded by the coding sequence ATGCCACCAGTCGTTCAGGTTGTTCCCCGCCCGGGCAGCGGCAAATTGAGCTTTCGGCGCCGGGGCCTGCTTATCGGCGCGCTGCTGCTGGCGGCGTTGGCGCTGTGGAGCCTGTTTATCGGTTCGCGCCCCATTCCGGCCCAGGTGACCTGGCAGGCGCTGGTCGCGTTCGACGCCGGCAGCAGCGAGCACCTGCTGGTGCGCTACCTGAGAATTCCGCGCACCCTGCTGGCGATAGTGGTGGGGGCCGCGCTGGGCGTCTCCGGGGCCATTATGCAGGCGCTGACCCGCAATCCGCTCGCCGACCCCGGCATTCTCGGCGTGAACGCCGGAGCGATGGTGGCCATTGTGGCGGCAATCGCCTTTTTGGGCGTTTCCGACGTCGCCGGGTATATGTGGTTCGGGCTGCTCGGCGCCGGGCTGGTGGGCTGCGGGGTCTATTTTCTCTCCGGCGGCTGGCGGGAAATCAACCCGGTGCGGGTGGTGCTGGCGGGGGCGGCGCTGACCGTGGTGCTGCTGGCATTGGCGCAGCTGATTACCGTCAACAGCGACGAGGAGGTGTTTAATCAGTTCCGCCACTGGGTCGTCGGCTCCCTGCAGGGACGCGGTTATGCGGTGCTGGGGCCGGTTTCTCTGGTGGCGGCGGCCGGGCTGCTGGTGTCGCTTACCCTGGCGAAATCGCTGGATATGGTGGCGCTCGGCAACGATTTGGGGCAGTCGCTGGGCGTGAACGCGCTCTGGGTGTGGCTGCTGTCGGCGCTGACGATTATCTCCCTGGCGGGCGCCGCGACGGCGGCGGCCGGACCTATCGGCTTTATCGGACTGACCGCGCCGCATTTCGCCCGTTTCGTGGCCGGTTCGGACCACCGCTGGGTTTTGCCCTGGTCGATGCTGATTTCCGCCATCCTGATGGTGACGGCCGATATTCTCGGCCGGCTGCTCGGCTATCCGGGAGAGATCGGCGTCGGCATTATGGCGGCGTTGATTGGCGGACCGGTGTTCGTGGTGCTGGTGAGACGATGGAAAATCATCCAGCTATGA